One Gadus morhua chromosome 1, gadMor3.0, whole genome shotgun sequence DNA segment encodes these proteins:
- the LOC115549925 gene encoding deoxynucleoside triphosphate triphosphohydrolase SAMHD1-like, whose product MITEALLLADRHLQIEGSNRQMSTAIDDMEAYTKLTDNVFEQILFSTSMELAGAREILTNIRHRRLYKCVGQFYTENEINDTEEAIGMQLAGDEDINLTPNDLIVNVTKMNYGMGKKNPIDHVRFYRKSAPNRAFKIPRGQVSTLIPGHFQDWLIQVYCKRTDEESLGTARERFERWCNAQNEQEEQEANEGPN is encoded by the exons AT GATCACCGAGGCCTTACTATTGGCGGACCGACACCTCCAAATCGAGGGGTCAAATAGGCAAATGTCCACAGCTATAGATGACATGGAGGCATACACCAAGCTGACTG ACAATGTCTTCGAACAGATCCTCTTTTCTACCTCAATGGAGCTGGCTGGGGCCAGGGAGATCCTAACAAACATCCGGCACCGTCGCCTCTACAAGTGTGTGGGCCAGTTCTATACAGAGAATGAAATCAACGATACAGag GAGGCAATTGGTATGCAGTTGGCAGGTGACGAGGACATTAACCTGACCCCAAACGACCTCATTGTCAAT GTTACCAAGATGAACTATGGCATGGGGAAGAAGAATCCCATCGATCACGTACGTTTTTACCGCAAGAGTGCACCCAACAGGGCCTTCAAGATCCCCAGGGGCCAG GTGTCCACGCTCATCCCAGGACACTTTCAGGATTGGTTGATCCAGGTCTACTGTAAGAGGACTGATGAGGAGAGCCTGGGGACGGCCAGGGAGCGCTTTGAACGGTGGTGCAACGCTCAG AATGAACAAGAAGAGCAGGAAGCCAATGAAGGCCCAAACTAA